In Oscillatoria acuminata PCC 6304, a single window of DNA contains:
- a CDS encoding GNAT family N-acetyltransferase, translating into MNKSYKHYQIRSWQPGDRTDAAAVIQSVLAEYGLNWDPLEADRDVLEVETAYHNTGGEFWIIAQADKIVGTAGYYPVPRGNNAVEIRKMYLLPEVRGQGLGKFILKQLEDAIAKRHFSEIWIETASVLTEAVQLYERNGYQPATGVETARCDRIYVKHL; encoded by the coding sequence ATGAACAAATCGTATAAACACTATCAAATTCGGTCCTGGCAACCGGGCGATCGCACCGATGCAGCAGCAGTAATTCAGTCCGTTTTAGCAGAATATGGCCTAAATTGGGACCCCCTGGAGGCAGATCGCGATGTTTTGGAAGTTGAAACAGCCTATCACAATACTGGCGGTGAGTTCTGGATTATAGCACAAGCTGATAAAATTGTGGGGACAGCCGGATACTATCCAGTTCCCCGAGGGAACAATGCGGTAGAAATTCGCAAAATGTATCTGTTACCCGAGGTGCGAGGTCAAGGTTTAGGCAAATTCATTCTCAAACAACTCGAAGATGCGATCGCCAAGCGCCATTTCTCGGAAATCTGGATAGAAACCGCCAGCGTTCTCACCGAAGCCGTGCAACTCTATGAACGCAACGGCTATCAACCCGCAACCGGCGTGGAAACCGCTCGGTGCGATCGCATCTATGTCAAGCACCTTTAG
- a CDS encoding FAD/NAD(P)-binding protein, producing the protein MNIGTGSRLEKIDIAIVGAGPHALTLATHLLQKRKEIRGKFVVFDPSGRWLSQWSQQFAAQEIPHLRSPAVHHPDPDPYSLRRFAQNRSPELFPPYDLPGTKLFEEFCQETIARWQLEDAVIPAKVTEIEPLSGSRGFRLEREGDSPVMARRVVMAKGGGRPFVPDWVQQIETDYPGDRLCHSQSVDLRQLSLRGDRILIIGGGLTSGHLATGAISRGAKVTLMIKRRLQEKLFDAEPGWLGPKYLKGFTAESDWGRRWQLIQQARDGGSMTPEVGTRLRRESRNGNLSIQEECQVVRAVWNSGEWQIVCNDGTNYTCDRIWLATGTKVDVTTDTVLHHVMIAHPIPIVNGLPVLDEHLRWPGCELFIMGGLAALQVGPVARNLSGARMASDRIQPALTKASVSKSFPALRYA; encoded by the coding sequence ATGAATATCGGGACCGGATCCAGACTTGAGAAAATTGACATTGCGATCGTGGGCGCGGGACCCCATGCCCTCACCTTGGCGACTCATTTGCTGCAAAAACGCAAGGAAATACGGGGGAAATTTGTGGTATTTGACCCCAGTGGTCGCTGGTTAAGTCAGTGGTCCCAGCAATTTGCCGCCCAGGAGATTCCCCATTTACGGAGTCCTGCCGTGCATCATCCGGACCCAGACCCCTATAGTTTGCGCCGGTTTGCCCAAAATCGGTCCCCGGAGTTATTCCCCCCTTACGATTTGCCGGGGACGAAACTGTTTGAGGAGTTTTGCCAAGAGACGATCGCCCGGTGGCAGCTTGAAGATGCGGTGATTCCGGCAAAAGTGACGGAAATTGAACCGTTATCGGGTTCCCGGGGATTTCGGTTAGAGAGAGAGGGGGACTCTCCGGTGATGGCGCGACGAGTGGTGATGGCAAAGGGGGGAGGCAGGCCCTTTGTTCCGGACTGGGTGCAACAGATTGAGACGGACTACCCGGGCGATCGCCTCTGTCATTCTCAGTCTGTGGATTTACGGCAGTTGTCGTTAAGGGGCGATCGCATCTTAATTATTGGCGGTGGGTTAACCAGTGGACATTTGGCAACTGGGGCCATATCCCGGGGGGCCAAGGTTACTTTGATGATTAAGCGGCGACTCCAAGAAAAACTGTTTGATGCCGAACCCGGTTGGTTGGGTCCTAAATATTTGAAGGGATTTACGGCAGAGTCAGACTGGGGTCGGCGTTGGCAGTTGATCCAACAGGCGCGGGATGGGGGGTCAATGACGCCGGAGGTGGGGACTCGCTTGCGCCGGGAAAGTCGCAATGGCAACTTGAGCATTCAGGAGGAATGTCAGGTGGTGCGGGCGGTTTGGAACTCTGGAGAATGGCAGATTGTTTGCAATGATGGGACAAATTATACCTGCGATCGCATTTGGTTGGCGACGGGAACAAAGGTAGATGTGACAACTGATACAGTATTACATCATGTTATGATAGCACATCCGATTCCGATTGTCAACGGATTGCCGGTCCTGGATGAGCATTTACGCTGGCCCGGTTGTGAATTGTTTATTATGGGCGGGTTGGCGGCGTTGCAGGTGGGTCCGGTGGCGCGGAATTTATCCGGGGCGCGGATGGCGAGCGATCGCATCCAACCGGCGTTAACCAAGGCCAGTGTGAGCAAATCGTTTCCCGCTTTGCGTTATGCCTAA
- a CDS encoding metal ABC transporter permease, whose protein sequence is MIHWLIEPLSFEFMRNALMIGILLGILSAVVGSFLIVQQMGMMGDVIAHSVVPGLSIAFFLGLDLSIGAFIAGTLSALGVGWICSQSRVNADAAMALVMSGFLALGVSLIEGLGTKTLDLHHILFGNILGVAPGDLWHTLAITLTILVFTKLFYKELLFYTFDPWGAKASGLPVNWIYFGLIAAIALTAIATMQAVGVLLVMALSIGPSLTVYLFGKELHEMMIGGAVIGALSCVLGMYASYYWNVPSGPAIALVVVLLFLLAFLFSPKSGILTQPHFAASVSNLKQKLRRSHPSSRSKL, encoded by the coding sequence GTGATCCATTGGCTCATTGAACCCCTAAGTTTTGAGTTCATGCGAAATGCCCTGATGATTGGCATTTTGCTGGGAATTCTGAGTGCCGTGGTGGGGTCTTTTTTAATCGTTCAGCAGATGGGAATGATGGGGGATGTAATTGCCCATTCCGTGGTTCCCGGTTTATCCATTGCTTTTTTTTTGGGACTCGATTTATCCATTGGGGCGTTTATCGCCGGGACCCTGAGTGCTTTAGGGGTGGGCTGGATTTGTTCTCAATCCCGAGTGAATGCCGATGCCGCAATGGCTTTAGTGATGTCGGGATTTTTAGCATTAGGGGTTTCATTAATTGAAGGATTAGGCACGAAAACCCTCGACCTTCATCATATTTTATTTGGAAATATTTTAGGGGTAGCGCCGGGGGATTTATGGCATACGTTGGCGATTACTCTGACTATTTTAGTGTTTACCAAATTATTTTATAAAGAGTTGCTCTTTTACACTTTTGACCCCTGGGGAGCAAAGGCAAGTGGATTGCCGGTAAATTGGATTTATTTTGGGTTAATTGCTGCAATTGCCCTGACTGCGATCGCCACCATGCAGGCGGTGGGAGTTTTGTTGGTCATGGCCCTCTCTATCGGTCCCAGTTTAACGGTTTATCTGTTCGGAAAAGAGTTACATGAAATGATGATTGGCGGGGCCGTGATTGGGGCGCTTTCTTGTGTGTTGGGGATGTATGCCAGCTATTACTGGAATGTTCCTTCGGGTCCGGCGATCGCCTTGGTGGTGGTGCTCTTATTTTTATTGGCGTTTCTGTTTAGTCCTAAAAGTGGAATTTTGACCCAACCCCATTTTGCTGCTTCGGTGAGCAACCTCAAGCAAAAACTCCGGCGATCGCACCCGTCTTCTCGGTCTAAATTATAA
- a CDS encoding metal ABC transporter ATP-binding protein, giving the protein MLEVENLAVSYRNIRVLEGVSFAIAPGQLVGLMGPNGAGKSTLIKAMLGLIPAESGRVQLRSQPLRKQLSQVAYIPQRSQIDWHYPISVWNVVMMGRTAQTGWFRDPSRQSRVIVQSALERVGLSDYGQTQIGELSGGQQQRVFLARALAQEADLLLFDEPFTGVDQPTEEIMFTVFSEQKAQGKTLLAIGHDLGKSVGNYDQLILLNKQIVAQGSPQEVLTQSNLQQAYQTPLAFVSA; this is encoded by the coding sequence ATGCTCGAAGTTGAAAATTTGGCCGTCAGCTACCGGAATATCAGGGTTTTAGAGGGGGTGAGTTTTGCGATCGCCCCGGGTCAGTTGGTGGGCTTGATGGGTCCTAATGGGGCCGGAAAAAGTACCCTGATTAAGGCGATGTTGGGCTTAATTCCCGCTGAGAGTGGGCGGGTGCAGTTGCGATCGCAACCCCTGAGAAAGCAATTGTCCCAAGTCGCTTATATTCCGCAAAGGAGCCAAATTGACTGGCATTATCCGATTTCGGTGTGGAACGTGGTGATGATGGGGCGCACGGCCCAAACCGGCTGGTTTCGGGACCCTTCCCGGCAGTCGCGAGTCATTGTCCAATCCGCCCTTGAACGGGTGGGATTATCCGATTATGGACAGACTCAAATTGGGGAACTCTCCGGGGGACAGCAACAGCGAGTATTTTTAGCCCGCGCCTTGGCACAAGAAGCGGATTTGCTGTTATTTGATGAACCTTTTACCGGCGTTGATCAGCCGACTGAAGAGATTATGTTTACGGTATTTTCCGAGCAGAAAGCTCAAGGTAAAACCTTGCTGGCGATTGGTCATGACTTAGGGAAATCTGTGGGAAACTATGACCAACTTATCTTATTAAATAAGCAAATTGTGGCCCAAGGCTCACCTCAAGAAGTTTTAACCCAAAGCAATCTCCAACAAGCCTATCAAACTCCCTTAGCATTCGTATCCGCGTGA
- a CDS encoding metal ABC transporter solute-binding protein, Zn/Mn family, with translation MFNRLNRKIQRLCGTTLATAVLGLTGWAIALSFNHPTQAQQKPRVVASYSVLCDLAEQIARDRIALTCLIEGGQDPHTYQPRPQDLRAIETAQLILYGGYDFEPAIVQLVENTSNSAPKIAIHEVAVTNPIMGEGHHDHGHDDDHDHDHDHDHDHDHDDDEAADPHVWHDVRNGILMAEAIGNSLKQIDPGSADFYRQNINNLRAELEQLHTWIQAQVATIPPNQRVLVTTHDALGYFAQSYNFKVAEALMGVSTSEQPNAARFRELVELIRAQRVPTVFVEVTSNDRVMNNLAREANVQISPRALLADGLGPRGSSTGTYVQMMTSNTCIIVTGLGGQCNPFPQ, from the coding sequence ATGTTCAATCGCCTCAATCGAAAAATTCAGCGCCTATGCGGAACAACTCTGGCTACTGCCGTCCTGGGATTGACCGGATGGGCGATCGCCTTATCGTTCAATCATCCCACCCAAGCCCAGCAAAAGCCCAGAGTGGTAGCCAGTTATAGCGTGTTGTGCGACCTAGCCGAACAAATCGCCCGCGATCGCATCGCCCTCACTTGCTTGATTGAGGGAGGTCAAGACCCTCACACTTATCAACCCAGACCCCAGGACCTGCGAGCCATTGAGACTGCCCAACTCATTTTATATGGTGGGTATGACTTTGAACCGGCGATCGTCCAATTAGTTGAAAATACTAGCAATTCGGCACCTAAAATCGCGATTCACGAGGTAGCGGTGACGAATCCCATCATGGGTGAAGGCCATCACGATCACGGCCACGATGACGACCACGATCACGACCATGATCACGACCATGACCATGACCATGATGATGATGAGGCTGCGGATCCTCACGTTTGGCATGATGTCCGCAATGGGATTCTCATGGCGGAGGCGATCGGCAATTCTCTGAAGCAAATCGACCCAGGAAGTGCCGACTTTTACCGCCAAAATATCAACAATCTTCGTGCAGAATTAGAACAACTTCATACCTGGATTCAGGCGCAAGTTGCCACGATTCCCCCAAATCAAAGGGTCTTAGTCACCACTCACGATGCCCTGGGTTACTTTGCTCAATCTTATAACTTTAAAGTCGCCGAAGCTCTCATGGGAGTCAGTACCAGCGAACAACCCAATGCGGCTCGATTTCGAGAATTAGTGGAATTAATTCGCGCCCAAAGAGTTCCGACCGTTTTTGTTGAAGTTACCTCCAATGACCGGGTAATGAATAATCTAGCCCGAGAAGCTAATGTTCAGATTTCCCCCCGTGCCCTGCTGGCCGATGGGCTCGGTCCCAGAGGCAGCAGCACCGGGACTTATGTGCAGATGATGACCTCAAATACCTGCATTATTGTCACGGGTTTAGGCGGTCAATGCAACCCATTTCCTCAATAA
- the hemB gene encoding porphobilinogen synthase gives MAVRPRRLRRTAGLRRMVRENQITVNDLIYPLFVMEGEGQKIEIPSMPDCFRYSLDLLLKEVAEVRSLGINAIALFPVVPESKKDATGTESYNPDGLVQRTIKAIKKAVPEMLVITDIALDPFSIYGHDGIVDEQGKILNDPTVEVLVKQALSQAEAGADLVAPSDMMDGRIGAIRQGLDAAGYFDVGILAYSAKYASAYYGPFRDALDSAPKFGDKKTYQMDAANSREALKEIELDIAEGADMVMVKPALAYLDIICQVKSATHLPVVAYNVSGEYAMIKAAAQQGWIDEKSVMLESLVSMKRAGADLILTYFAKQVAEILQGG, from the coding sequence ATGGCAGTTCGTCCTCGTCGTCTGCGTCGGACTGCTGGTTTACGCCGGATGGTTCGAGAAAACCAGATCACGGTCAATGATCTGATTTATCCCCTGTTCGTCATGGAAGGAGAAGGGCAGAAAATCGAAATTCCTTCTATGCCGGACTGCTTCCGCTATTCCCTAGATTTGTTATTAAAAGAAGTGGCGGAAGTCAGGAGTCTGGGAATCAATGCGATCGCCCTGTTTCCCGTGGTTCCTGAAAGCAAAAAAGATGCCACTGGCACTGAAAGTTACAATCCCGATGGACTGGTGCAGCGCACCATCAAAGCCATCAAAAAAGCGGTTCCCGAAATGTTGGTAATTACCGATATTGCCCTTGACCCATTTTCCATTTACGGCCATGATGGAATTGTAGATGAACAGGGTAAAATTCTCAATGACCCCACGGTAGAAGTCTTGGTCAAACAAGCCCTCTCCCAAGCGGAAGCCGGGGCCGATTTAGTCGCGCCTTCGGATATGATGGATGGACGAATTGGTGCAATTCGCCAAGGGTTAGATGCGGCAGGATATTTTGATGTGGGAATTCTCGCCTATTCTGCTAAATATGCCTCAGCTTATTACGGTCCTTTTCGCGATGCTTTGGATTCTGCTCCTAAATTTGGAGATAAGAAAACCTATCAAATGGATGCAGCCAATAGTCGGGAGGCATTGAAAGAAATCGAACTCGATATTGCAGAAGGGGCGGATATGGTGATGGTTAAACCGGCTTTGGCTTATTTAGACATTATTTGTCAAGTCAAATCTGCTACTCATTTACCTGTAGTTGCCTACAATGTCAGTGGTGAATATGCCATGATTAAAGCAGCGGCACAACAAGGTTGGATTGATGAAAAATCGGTGATGTTAGAAAGTTTGGTCAGCATGAAACGCGCTGGTGCTGATTTGATTTTGACCTATTTCGCGAAACAAGTCGCTGAGATATTGCAGGGGGGTTAA
- a CDS encoding CobW family GTP-binding protein, whose protein sequence is MVAGMEQDRVPVTVLTGYLGSGKTTLLNRILTEEHGKKVAVIVNEFGEVGIDNQLVIDTDEEIFEMNNGCICCTVRGDLIRIIGNLMKRRNKFDHIAIETTGLADPAPVIQTFFVDEDIQSKLLLDAVVTVVDAKHILQHWEASEAQEQIAFADVILLNKIDLVSEAELDELERRIRGMNAIAKIHRTQDAAVEMDALLGVRAFDLSRAMEIDPNFLTEDAHEHDETVTSIALVEPGAVDGEKVHEWLGELLRTQGTDIFRMKGILNIAGESNRFVFQGVHMLFDGNRDRPWKSTETPKNELVFIGRNLNEAELRAGFKRCLV, encoded by the coding sequence ATGGTAGCAGGAATGGAACAGGATAGAGTCCCAGTGACCGTGCTAACCGGGTACTTGGGGAGTGGCAAAACGACGCTCCTCAACCGGATTTTGACCGAAGAACATGGCAAAAAAGTCGCTGTGATTGTCAACGAGTTCGGAGAGGTGGGAATTGATAACCAGTTGGTGATTGACACCGATGAAGAAATTTTTGAGATGAATAACGGCTGTATTTGTTGTACAGTGCGGGGAGATTTGATTCGGATTATTGGCAATTTGATGAAGCGGCGCAATAAATTCGACCATATTGCGATCGAAACTACGGGACTGGCGGACCCCGCGCCGGTGATTCAGACTTTCTTTGTGGATGAGGATATCCAGTCGAAGTTACTGCTGGATGCGGTGGTGACGGTGGTGGATGCCAAGCATATTTTGCAGCATTGGGAGGCAAGTGAGGCGCAGGAGCAAATTGCTTTTGCCGATGTGATTTTGCTGAACAAGATAGACTTAGTGAGTGAGGCAGAGTTAGATGAGTTAGAAAGGCGGATTCGGGGGATGAATGCGATCGCCAAGATTCACCGCACCCAGGATGCAGCAGTGGAGATGGATGCACTGCTCGGTGTGAGAGCTTTTGACTTAAGTCGAGCGATGGAAATTGACCCCAATTTCTTAACGGAAGATGCTCACGAGCATGATGAAACGGTGACATCAATTGCCTTAGTAGAACCGGGGGCCGTGGATGGTGAAAAAGTGCATGAATGGCTAGGGGAACTGTTGCGAACCCAAGGAACCGATATTTTTAGAATGAAGGGAATTCTCAACATTGCTGGGGAAAGCAATCGGTTTGTCTTTCAGGGGGTTCATATGTTATTTGATGGCAATCGGGACCGGCCCTGGAAATCCACAGAAACTCCCAAAAATGAGCTAGTTTTTATTGGGCGCAATCTCAATGAAGCGGAGTTAAGAGCGGGGTTTAAACGGTGTTTGGTTTAG
- a CDS encoding WD40 repeat domain-containing protein has protein sequence MFGLGDSGRKKLGKAVLPWQQHWQGMLADYVTSVLWSPDGSTLAAASAAGEVVLWQDETAEKLYYLERDSGESIDVLSFSGDSQFLAASGSAGTVKIWQLSGQKTEVIAALKSERAWIDKLAWSPTENLLAYSPGKQVCLWDLETKETVATLDFDQSSVLAIAWHPLGEYLAVAGNQGVKIWDGRDWQEDPYCLDIPSVSVAVAWSPEGQYLAVGNMDSSLVVVDIKNPHPWVMRGFYGKVRQLAWCDRPTVLGTPLLAACHAESIAVWEKQLGPNAGWDAWELEGHSALVQAIGFQPNTFHLASAAEDGQLYFWRDAEQVWQLLEGAPDGFSTLALHPQGKAIAAAGVSGELIIWFKSTAGKGFSP, from the coding sequence GTGTTTGGTTTAGGAGACTCGGGCAGAAAAAAACTGGGCAAAGCCGTTCTCCCCTGGCAACAACACTGGCAGGGAATGCTCGCGGATTATGTAACTTCTGTGCTGTGGTCCCCGGATGGCAGCACCTTGGCAGCCGCTTCCGCAGCCGGGGAGGTGGTGCTGTGGCAGGATGAAACCGCAGAAAAACTCTACTATTTAGAACGGGATTCAGGAGAGTCTATTGATGTTCTATCGTTCTCGGGGGACAGTCAATTTTTAGCAGCCAGTGGGTCAGCCGGGACGGTGAAAATTTGGCAGTTGTCCGGACAGAAAACGGAGGTGATTGCGGCTTTAAAAAGCGAACGGGCTTGGATTGATAAACTGGCCTGGAGTCCGACTGAAAATTTGTTAGCTTATAGCCCAGGGAAACAAGTTTGCCTGTGGGATTTGGAGACAAAAGAGACAGTGGCAACGCTGGATTTTGACCAGTCTAGCGTGTTAGCGATCGCATGGCATCCGTTGGGTGAATATCTGGCAGTTGCTGGAAACCAAGGGGTGAAAATTTGGGATGGTAGGGATTGGCAAGAGGACCCGTATTGTTTAGATATTCCCTCGGTATCCGTGGCAGTCGCCTGGTCCCCGGAGGGTCAGTATCTGGCGGTGGGAAACATGGATAGTAGCTTAGTGGTGGTGGATATTAAAAATCCCCATCCCTGGGTGATGCGCGGGTTTTATGGAAAAGTCCGACAACTGGCTTGGTGCGATCGCCCGACGGTGTTAGGAACGCCATTATTAGCAGCTTGCCATGCCGAATCCATTGCCGTGTGGGAAAAACAGTTGGGACCGAATGCGGGATGGGATGCCTGGGAATTAGAGGGACATTCCGCACTTGTCCAGGCGATCGGCTTTCAACCCAATACCTTTCACCTCGCCTCTGCTGCGGAAGATGGTCAACTTTATTTCTGGCGCGATGCCGAACAAGTCTGGCAACTCCTAGAGGGTGCACCGGATGGATTTTCCACCCTAGCATTACATCCTCAAGGCAAGGCGATCGCCGCCGCTGGTGTCAGTGGCGAGTTAATCATCTGGTTCAAATCCACCGCCGGAAAAGGATTTAGTCCCTAA
- a CDS encoding SufE family protein, with protein MTNDHPPLPEKLDRIVQRFQRHSEPKKRYEQLLWYAKKMPPFPEADKIPENKVTGCVSQVYVTATLEEGKIFFQGDSDAQITKGLLGLLIEGLSGMSPVEIVNLSPAFIQQTGLPVSLTPSRVNGFYNIFKMLQQKASVYSTTRVIPGAID; from the coding sequence ATGACCAATGACCACCCCCCTTTACCTGAAAAACTCGACCGAATTGTCCAACGATTTCAACGACATTCCGAACCGAAAAAGCGTTATGAACAACTGCTATGGTATGCCAAAAAAATGCCTCCCTTTCCCGAAGCCGATAAAATCCCAGAAAACAAAGTTACCGGCTGCGTGTCTCAAGTTTATGTCACCGCCACTTTAGAGGAGGGAAAAATATTTTTCCAGGGAGATTCTGATGCTCAAATCACCAAAGGGTTACTCGGATTATTAATCGAAGGATTAAGTGGAATGAGTCCGGTGGAAATTGTTAATCTCTCCCCCGCCTTTATTCAACAAACTGGCTTACCTGTCAGTTTAACCCCTTCTCGTGTGAATGGATTTTACAATATATTTAAGATGCTACAACAAAAGGCATCGGTCTATTCTACGACCCGGGTTATCCCCGGTGCAATTGATTGA
- the folE gene encoding GTP cyclohydrolase I FolE, giving the protein MTLSIPANLTVSNSVPSSLDNGSQPPVSEAEMIQAVRTLLIGLGEDPDREGLVDTPKRMVKALKFLTQGYQQSVDELLNGAVFTEDVNEMVLVRDIDIFSSCEHHILPIIGRVHVAYIPNGKVIGLSKIARICEMYGRRLQVQERLTAQIADAIEGLLKPQGVAVVVEATHMCMVMRGVQKPGSWTVTSAMRGIFSEDARTRQEFMSLVRHNPQFH; this is encoded by the coding sequence ATGACTTTATCTATTCCGGCGAATCTAACTGTTTCCAACTCCGTTCCCTCTTCCCTTGACAATGGCAGCCAGCCCCCGGTATCAGAAGCAGAAATGATTCAAGCCGTGCGGACTCTGCTGATTGGACTCGGAGAAGACCCCGATCGCGAAGGATTGGTCGATACTCCCAAACGCATGGTCAAAGCGTTAAAATTTTTAACCCAGGGATATCAACAGTCCGTAGATGAACTACTCAATGGAGCAGTTTTTACGGAAGATGTCAATGAAATGGTGTTAGTTCGGGATATCGATATTTTTAGTTCCTGCGAACATCATATTCTCCCGATTATCGGTCGGGTTCATGTTGCCTATATTCCCAATGGTAAGGTCATTGGATTGTCCAAAATTGCCCGAATTTGCGAAATGTATGGGCGACGGTTGCAAGTGCAAGAACGCTTAACCGCACAAATTGCCGATGCGATCGAAGGGTTGCTCAAACCTCAAGGAGTTGCTGTTGTGGTGGAAGCCACTCATATGTGTATGGTCATGCGCGGCGTCCAAAAACCGGGGTCTTGGACCGTCACCAGTGCCATGCGGGGCATTTTTTCGGAAGATGCTCGAACTCGTCAGGAGTTTATGAGTTTGGTGCGACATAATCCGCAGTTTCATTAG
- a CDS encoding CobW family GTP-binding protein encodes MNTVSNPISELDLPKRGMPVTIITGFLGSGKTTLLNQILKNKQDLKVAVLVNEFGDINIDSQLLVSLDQDMVELSNGCICCTINDGLVDAVYRILERQEKIDYLVIETTGIADPLPIILTFVGTELRDLTRLDSVLTLVDTSTFTPDHFDSEAALKQVAFADIVLLNKTDLTPPEQVEELESYIRTVKVGARMLRSQYGEVPLPLILDVALTDAAAYKEYDSEEENHEHHHHEHHDHEHHEHHEHEHEHHHHEHHHHHSEHLQNDGFVSVSFESDRPFAVKKFETFLTEEVSTAVFRAKGILWFQESEARHVFQLSGPRYDLNQEDWLEPPKNQLVLIGRNLDPAKLTAQLTACLV; translated from the coding sequence ATGAATACAGTATCCAACCCAATCTCTGAGTTAGATTTACCCAAGCGAGGAATGCCTGTGACGATTATTACGGGCTTTTTGGGCAGTGGAAAAACCACCCTGCTCAATCAAATCCTCAAGAATAAGCAGGATTTGAAAGTGGCGGTTCTCGTCAATGAGTTTGGGGATATTAATATTGATTCCCAACTTTTGGTTTCCCTGGATCAGGATATGGTAGAGTTGAGCAATGGCTGTATTTGCTGCACGATTAATGATGGCTTAGTCGATGCCGTTTACCGCATCCTAGAACGGCAAGAAAAAATCGATTATTTGGTGATAGAAACCACGGGAATTGCCGACCCTCTGCCGATTATCCTCACCTTTGTGGGGACTGAGTTAAGAGACCTGACTCGACTGGATTCGGTCTTAACCTTGGTGGATACTTCCACCTTTACCCCAGACCATTTTGACAGTGAAGCGGCTTTAAAACAAGTGGCCTTTGCCGATATTGTTCTGCTGAATAAAACGGACTTAACTCCGCCTGAACAGGTAGAAGAGTTAGAATCCTACATTCGCACGGTGAAAGTCGGGGCGAGAATGCTGCGATCGCAATATGGAGAAGTGCCATTACCCTTGATTTTGGATGTGGCCTTGACCGATGCGGCAGCGTATAAAGAGTATGACTCAGAGGAAGAGAACCATGAGCATCATCACCATGAACATCATGACCATGAGCATCATGAACATCATGAACATGAGCATGAGCATCATCATCATGAGCATCATCACCATCATTCTGAACATTTACAAAATGATGGGTTTGTTTCGGTCTCTTTTGAAAGCGATCGCCCCTTTGCCGTCAAGAAATTTGAAACCTTCCTCACGGAAGAAGTCTCAACGGCTGTATTTAGAGCCAAAGGCATTTTATGGTTTCAAGAAAGTGAAGCTCGCCATGTCTTTCAACTTAGCGGCCCTCGCTACGATTTGAACCAAGAAGATTGGCTAGAACCTCCCAAAAATCAACTGGTTTTAATCGGACGCAATTTAGATCCAGCCAAACTCACAGCCCAGTTAACCGCTTGCTTAGTCTAA
- a CDS encoding Uma2 family endonuclease, which produces MTQRIETDVLPPPFPDHTQLPESDGTFVKNFQEHPQSILLTDSIGPVLERIHPDGQYAIGQDCGIYWRETEPPEKGAEAPDWFYLPNVPPNLDGEIRRFYVLWREYISPLIALEFVLGTGEEERDRTPLNRSADGPRQKPGKFWVYEKIIKIPYYGIYEIKTGNLEVYTFSSAWNYQKLEPNERGHYPIARLGIELGLWQGSYQNQTQLWLRWWDEEGNLLLTGAERAEVAQQRADRAERSQRESIPRLLGMGLTPEQVAEALNLTLEQVREMS; this is translated from the coding sequence ATGACTCAGCGCATTGAAACCGATGTTTTGCCACCTCCCTTTCCCGACCATACACAATTACCCGAGTCGGACGGTACATTTGTGAAAAACTTTCAGGAGCATCCCCAAAGCATTCTCCTCACGGATTCGATTGGTCCGGTATTGGAACGAATCCATCCCGATGGACAATATGCGATCGGACAAGACTGCGGCATTTACTGGCGAGAAACTGAACCCCCAGAAAAAGGCGCAGAGGCCCCCGATTGGTTCTACTTGCCCAATGTTCCGCCCAACTTAGATGGGGAAATTCGCCGGTTTTATGTGTTATGGAGAGAATATATCTCACCCTTAATTGCCCTGGAATTTGTCTTGGGGACTGGGGAGGAAGAACGCGATCGCACCCCACTCAACAGAAGCGCAGATGGACCCCGACAAAAACCCGGTAAGTTTTGGGTGTATGAAAAAATAATCAAAATTCCTTACTATGGAATTTATGAAATCAAAACCGGAAATTTAGAGGTTTATACCTTCAGTTCGGCGTGGAATTATCAAAAACTCGAACCGAATGAGCGGGGACATTATCCCATCGCCCGATTAGGCATAGAATTGGGACTGTGGCAAGGCAGTTACCAAAATCAAACTCAACTCTGGTTAAGGTGGTGGGATGAAGAAGGAAATCTGTTACTCACTGGAGCAGAACGCGCCGAAGTTGCACAGCAACGAGCCGATCGCGCCGAGCGTTCCCAACGAGAATCTATCCCCCGTTTATTAGGCATGGGTTTGACTCCAGAACAGGTGGCGGAAGCCCTGAATTTGACTTTAGAACAAGTCAGGGAAATGAGTTAA